The window TTGCTGTACCGTTCCAACGAATTTCAATGCATGCATTACTTGAAGCTTTTAAATATGCCCCATAGTGACCTTGTGTATGTGTTTGCCAATAAACATGTCCATTAGCAGCATACATAACAAGATTACCATCTGTTTGCATAATTAATTTGTCTACTCTTGCACCGACTGTTCCAGTACTCCAAAGTGCGAATCCAAATTGGTTATACATAACAAGGTTACCATCTGTTTGCATGCGTAAGTAAAACTGACCATTGTGAGATATTAAGAATTGACCTGGCGTTAGAGATTCTCCTGGTCTTAGTACATTCTCTCCATGAGCAGCAAAGCAAGTTGAAGTTGCCATAAGCATAATGAGCAAAGCAATAAGACTTGCAGCTATTTTTTTAGTTTTCACTGTTTGACCTCCTAATTCTTTTATCATTCATTGATACAATTGTATAAATCTAATTCAGAAGCTAAAAAATATGTAGTAGCAACTTTTCAAAGATCACATATGCAATTTAATCAATTGGTTAAATGAAAACTAGTTTTCAAAATTATGTAAGAGCTCTATGCATATAATAGCATTAAACAGATGAAAAAAATGTAAAAATATAAAATCTTAATTAGATATTATATATTATTAATTAAATTTAATATTTATTTAATTTAAGAAAGTATATTCTCTAATTTTAGGATTAAACATTTAATTAAATAAATATTTTAATTCTAATGTGTTTTATTATTACTTGATTAGAACCCATGATAATTAGTAAGTAATCTTAAAGCACATATTGAACTATCAATTATTCGGTTTTTTTGAGTTCTCCATGAATTAGACAGCGGAAAATAAAATCCTCTTGGTCGCTTAATCATATCCCAAAGCCCCTCTGAATTGCGTTGATTCCAAATCCATTGATAATACGGCGTTTCATATGTATTCCAACTCTTAAAACGTTTATATATTGTTAATAACCGTAACCATTTATAGAAATCCTTGGTATCATGTATTGAAACGCTTTTTGTTGGACTTCCCTCATAAATATAATACATCCCGTCTTCTTTATGCATACAATAATCCAACATTTTCTTATCCAGTGTTGGTGAAAGGATATCTTTCTGTGAAGTGAGCAAAAGTATCGTATAATAATTGTAAAAAGGTAGTTTTCTTTTTGTATTGATTTTGAAATAATTGTATTGTGTTTCCATCTCTATATCTGAGTTATAAGTGCCTTCAGCAAATGATGATTGAGTAAAATATCGCCATAACTCAACATGCTTTCTTAATAATGGGTTCTTGGGATCAACCAAAGATAATATCGAAGCAGATACTAAAGGCATAAATATTTCCAGCCACCATCTTGGGTTGTCGTGTTTCTCACAACGTTGGTGCCATATTTCTTCACCTCTTAGTATTGTTTCAATAAAATTGCACACTTTAATCAAGCAAGGATGCTTAGGGTCTAGCCCAATATTCAGACATCGTCTTATCATTTCTTCCGTATACCCGTGAAACTCTCCCCAATAACCTGATTGCGTTTGTGTCTTTTCAATTTCTCTGACAAAGCTATGTTCTAGAACTTTTTCATAGGCACTTACATATGCTTTTTCAGATGGATCAACTTTTTTGAATTCCTTTAACAAGATAAAATATGGAATAGGGTCTGGTTTCATATTAAGCAATGTATCAACCATTAATTGAATGTCATGATTTATTTTTGATCTATCAACCATCAACTTCACACTCCAAAATAAAATAAGTATCATGCACCCATAGTAATACAACATAAAAAATGAGTCAATGTCTATAGATATGTTGTTCTAATAGTTGTTGCATGCATATGTATATCATTTATTGCTAAATGGGCTGTCCCAAATTATAATGCTTTTGAGACAACCCAATTTCATAGGTTCAATAATTTCTATAATAAAATCATCATCATCCATCTACTCTGCTTCAAACAACGTATAACCAAATTCAAAAGGTGTTATGTCTCCTTCTTCTACATTGAGTAAGATAACCTTATGAAACTCAGAAAGTCCTTTGCCTTCTTTATAGGTTCTTATTTCTTTGTACGTTTCATCAGGGTAATCTGCCATGTCTGCAATCTTTGTTTCCGTTTTCACCATGGATTTCCCTTTTTCATCGTTGGATACTTCTGTTATGGTTGTCTCAGCATCATAACTTTTATTATCAATGGTTACCTTTTGTGTCCATTTATTGCCTTCTTCTATAGGCGTCTTTAACACAACATGTTCTTTCATATTGGATTGTGAGAATCGAATGGTTTCATTCTTCACTATTTCCTTAACGGCATCATGGGTAATCACATAAGACACTTCTAAGCTACGCTCTTCTTTACTAAGTCCCTCACCACCACTTACGTCTTCAATTTCTCCCATAAAACTTAATGCCAATTGATGGTCTTCCTTAGTGACCTGATCCACTGTAAGAAGTTGACCATATTCTACGGTACCGGAATAATTAAACGCCATCCCTTCTTGTGCTGGAAAATATTGAGCAAGTTCTTCACTATAAGGTTCATTCATTGTATTGTTGTCATCCGTCGATTCATCATCATTATTTCCTTCATCTGTGTTATCTTCTATGTTTGTTCCATCTTCGTCAGGCACCTTATCTTCATTGTCATATGAATTCAAACCCGTGCAACCGATTAACCCAGCGGTTATGCCTAACATGCATGTAGCCAGTATAATTTTTCTAATAATAGATGTCATCTTTCCATCCCTTTCCATATTGTCTTACGCCTTATAACGTATCATCAAAAAGCCGCGTTATAAAGAATGTCTATTAATCTCACATGTTTAGTATGTGTAGAATGCTACGTATATAGTCACTAAGATATAATCCTATGATGCTTTGCTTATGAACCACCTCCTACTATACGACCTTATTATAGTAGAAAGCTATTAATATAGCATTACAAAATAGTTAAAGTTCTCTTGGAAGCTTGTTACATGTGATATTAAAAAGAGACTTGTTACGTTAGGAAAGTAGCTTCAAGCATCTATTAGAAGATACTGTTTATCATCATTCTAGCTATGTCAACAAAATTTTATTATAGTTAACATCCATCTTATCCAGTAGTTTTCCTTCACGCTCATGACAAGTTAAGACAATAATCTGTCGGTCCAACTGTGCCAGTAATTGAAGGGCTTTTTCTAATCGGTCGTCATCATACTGGGTGAAACAATCATCTAGTATAAGGGGTAGGGTCTCACCTTCTCTAATGACATCAATGATGCTTAACCTTAGAGCAAAGTACATCTGATCCACTGTTCCCTTGCTCAATTTCTCAATAGCCGTTAATTGCAATTGATTGGGTTCGTAGGTTAATACATCCATATTCGGGTTAATCTTAATGTCTGAATACTTCTGGTCCGTAATCTGACCTACTATTTTAGACACTTTTTCATTTAATTTTGGCGCAAAATTGTTTTGAATATCTCTTGATATATTTTCGATGACTTCCTTTGCCATGGTTAGCGCTTTTATTTTATTATCGTACTTATCACGCTGTTGCTTCATTTGGTCTATGTCTTCTTCAATGTCCACTAGGGGCCTCACTTCTTTTTCCAGGTTAACAATTTTACTTTCATAGCCACTGATTTCTTTATTAACCTTAAGGATCTTATCCACTAATTCTTTTTGCTCTTGCTCCAGCTCTTCTTTTGTCTTTTTTATTTGTGGAGGCTGCTCATGGGATTGAGCTAAGGTTGCCCCTAACTCTTCAAGAGAGGTTGTCCCTATTAACTGATGGTACATGGCTTCTTTATAGGTAAGGTCTTGCTGGAGTTGATTATAGAGCATCTTCTTTTCTTTTACCCTTGCAAAATCTTCTTCCGTCCCAGCTTCATACTTAGACCCAATATGCTTAATTTTTTCATCCAAAGTATCCATCACACACTTCATTTCCTCTATTTTCTTATCAATACTCGTCCGTTCTTCTTCTTTTATAGGAATGCTTTTTTGCAGTTGCTTATAATCTTCATAGCGCTCTTTCACATGCAGGATATGGTCTTTACTTATTTCCTCCAAATTCAAAAATAAGGCTATCCAATGCTGTAAATGCTGTTGTTGTTCAAGGTTGCTCTCCTCTAATGCGTTCTTGTTGGTAATTAAGGTGTCATACCGTTTTTTTTGCTCTTCATACCGCATGTTTTGATAGGCTTGCTGCTCTTTTAATTGTCTTAAATCTTCTAAGTGTGTACAGCCATTCTTCTTAAGTAGTATGTCTTGTTTCATGGTAATGTCTTGAATGATTTTTTGTTGGTCTGCTTCCTCTTGTTTAAGTCCGTTTAAAGTTGTTTCTAACCTCTTGAGGTGTTGATTTTCTTTTTTGTTAAGAAGCAATAGTACCAAAACGCCTAAGCCAAAGAGTGCACCTAAGGCTGTTATAACCCATTGTGTCATCATAAACCCTGTACCTAATGCTACAATACAGCCTATACCGCCCATGAACATCCATTTTTTATTTTTCGAAACTTTTCTAGCCTGTTGGTGATAACGCTCTTCTTCTAGAGCTAAGGCAGGATGAGGATGTTGCTTATAGTGTTTTTCATTTTCCAGCTGCTCATAAGCTTTGATATCTTCTATGAGCTGATGACCATCAACTTTCTCCAATGTATCTGGTTTAATGGCTTTTAGTTCCTGTTCAAGGCCTTCATATTCTTTTTTTCTTGATACATAGATATGATAGGTAGATACAATTTCCTCTAACTCAGATAAGTCACTAGGGTGTTTATCTAAAAACTTTAAATGATCGTACTGAGTATATAGCCTCTCTAGAGCTGCCATTACAGTGGAACGCTCAGCTATTAATTCTTCTTGCCTTAATTGATTGACCTGTAATGTATGCACGGCTTTCAGGGCTTGATCAATTTCCTGTAGATCTACCCCCTCATAAGTCTTATAGGTTTCAACAGCTTCTTTCTTCAGTATAATGGCTTCTTGCATGGCCTTTGCTTGGGCATACTGTTTCTGCAATTTTTCAAGATTAATAAGGTCTAGATTCTCCTCATTCTGGGCTTTGGTGGCTTCCAACGTCTTTAATGCTTCTTTACTGGCTAAGAGGGCTTCTTGTTGTGCCATGACTTGCTGCCATACCTTAGCTGCCTTGTCTTTTTCTTCTTTTAATGCTTTAAGCTTCTCAACGAGTTTTCCATAGGGGCTTGTTTTTTTTCGATTGGCTGTTCCAATCTCTCCTAGCTTACTATCTAATTGATTCATAGCATTTTTGACGGATATTTCATCATCTTTGCTTTCACCTAGATTAATGAGCCTGTCTTTGACCTCTTTTACCAGACCTTCACCGGTCTTACTGCTTAATTGCCCAATACTGATGGTATTATTGAAGGTTGATTTATTGATGCCAAGATGTTTCCATGCAGGCTGATGCAGCTTTATGACTTTATCATAATCAAAGGTTTCCGTTATATTTTCTCCTGTTTGATTATCAAACATCTCAATCCCATCGTGACGTTTCATGAAATTTCGCTCCATGCGGTATTCTCTACCACCATGGGTATAGACTAAAATGCCCTTATACTGATTGCTGTTCTCCCAAGGCAGATACTGATCATAATCATCCTCATACTGCTTATTCTTTGTATGGGATTTGTAGAAGCCATAAAACATACCTTCGATGAATTTATGAAAGGTTGATTTACCTGCTTCATTAGGTCCATAGAGCAGGTTAATACCTTTGTCTAATGTTAACACTTGATTTTGATATTTTCCAAAACTGATTAGATGTGCTTTTTTAATATGCACGCGCTTTCACCTTCTCACTCAATAACGCTTGGACACCTTCATACAATGCTTGTCGATTAATCTCATCGTTTAAATCTTGTTCTTGCATATAAGCGATAAATTTGCCTATAACATTTCCTTCATTGTCTTGGCGCAATCTTGTTAAGTCATAATTGGGTTGTGTTTCATCGTAGATTTCTGCATAGGTTATAACCTCTTCTATACGCTCTTTGATGTACGTTTTATCTAATAATTGATCTTTATCCCGTAACCCCTTAAAATACAAGCGATACATGTTATCAGCAGAGCAATCAGCCAAGGCATGCAATGCTTTTGTGATCATGTCTTCTAGGGTCATTTGATGGTCTATGTCTATGGTTAGTGCCATGAATTCCCGCTTGGCAAAAGGAACAAAGCGAACATCCAACAACCCTTTTTCCATGGTTCCTTCTATAAACCCGTGCTGGCCTGTTTCGCTAAAATCCAAAGGCTCAGGACTTCCTGGATAAGCCATATTATGGGCAATAAAATCATGTTTATGAATGTGTCCCAAAGCAATGTAGTCAAACCCTTTTTGAAGGATATGTTCCTTATCTATGGGCAGATATTCCGATTTTTGATAGACATCGCCGTGGGCTAATAAAATATTCATACGCTCTGGGTCTTCAATGGCTAGATCCCGTAACATTCTCTCTTTTATGGTTTTCTTGTTCCAGCTCAGTCCATAGATATCCACATTTAATTCGTCAAAAGATATTTTATCCACATGTGTATCCATGATATACACATTGGTGGCTATATCCATCATGCTGTATTTTGATTGGTTGTTCATGATGGGGTCATGGTTACCAGCTATGATCATCACCTTGGTAGGGGCAATCTTTTGGAGTTGTCCACTTATCTCTTTTAAGTCCCCCATGGTGACATAATCGTCTTCAAATAAATCCCCACTAATAAAAAGAAAGTCCACTTCTGTTTCCATGGCTCGATGTAGTATTCTATAAAAAGTCTCTTTTATCTCATAGCGTCTCTTCTTAGCAAAAGTACTTCCAAAACTAGCTTGCTTAAATTCCATACCAATATGGACATCACCAGTATGTATAAACCGCATGGCAATGGCCTCCTTTCGAACATATATTCTTATTCTATCAGAAAAGCTTGATTTAGAAAAGGATAAGTCACTTGGTTACATAAAAGATTTAGGCGTATAGCCATGCTAGACTCCATATGCAACAAAAAAAGCATGCCTAAGCACACTTATTCACCAAAACTGACGCCGATTAATTTACCTGTCTGAATTAAAACATTTTCCTCATCCACTAATTTAAGCTTTCCTGCTACCTCACCAAGGGGTGTGGCTTTTATGTCATTATTGACAATGGATATTGCATTGCCGTAATTTTCTTCCTTAATGAGTTTAGCTGCATAGGCACCTAACTTGGTTGCTAATACCCGATCGTAGGGTGAAGGTGAGCCACCTCGCTGTTGATGCCCTGGTACGGTTACTCTGGTCTCTAATCCTAATTTATCTCTAATTTCGTCAGCCAAACAATAGGACACAGATGGACATTTTAATTTCTCCCGTTCTCGCTTAACTTGCTTGCGCTTCATGTGAAATTCTTTTTGACTTAAAGCGCCCTCAGCTATGGCTAATATGGAAAAATTCTTGGTTTGATGACGTATACGTAGTGCTTCTAAGACCTTGTCTGTATGATAGGGTATCTCCGGTATGAGAATCACATCTGCACCACCTGCTATGCCTGCATGGAGGGTTAACCAACCGGCCTTATGCCCCATTAATTCTACAAGCATCACCCGGTCGTGAGAATCTGCTGTGGTATGAATACGGTCTATCACATCTGTTGCTATATTCACAGCACTATGAAAACCAAAGCTCTCGTCCGTTCCCCATATATCATTATCAATGGTCTTAGGCAAAGCAATGACTTGAAGACCTTCTTCCCTTAAGAGATTGGCATTCTTATGGGTACCATTACCTCCAAGAACCACTAAACAATCAAGGTTCAGTTTCTTATAAGTCTCACGCATCTTCTGTACCTTATCAATACCATCCTCTTCAATCTTTCGCATTTTTTTAAAGGGTGTGCGGGACGTACCAAGAATGGTGCCGCCGCGAATGAGAATACC is drawn from Vallitalea pronyensis and contains these coding sequences:
- a CDS encoding ATP-binding protein, with translation MHIKKAHLISFGKYQNQVLTLDKGINLLYGPNEAGKSTFHKFIEGMFYGFYKSHTKNKQYEDDYDQYLPWENSNQYKGILVYTHGGREYRMERNFMKRHDGIEMFDNQTGENITETFDYDKVIKLHQPAWKHLGINKSTFNNTISIGQLSSKTGEGLVKEVKDRLINLGESKDDEISVKNAMNQLDSKLGEIGTANRKKTSPYGKLVEKLKALKEEKDKAAKVWQQVMAQQEALLASKEALKTLEATKAQNEENLDLINLEKLQKQYAQAKAMQEAIILKKEAVETYKTYEGVDLQEIDQALKAVHTLQVNQLRQEELIAERSTVMAALERLYTQYDHLKFLDKHPSDLSELEEIVSTYHIYVSRKKEYEGLEQELKAIKPDTLEKVDGHQLIEDIKAYEQLENEKHYKQHPHPALALEEERYHQQARKVSKNKKWMFMGGIGCIVALGTGFMMTQWVITALGALFGLGVLVLLLLNKKENQHLKRLETTLNGLKQEEADQQKIIQDITMKQDILLKKNGCTHLEDLRQLKEQQAYQNMRYEEQKKRYDTLITNKNALEESNLEQQQHLQHWIALFLNLEEISKDHILHVKERYEDYKQLQKSIPIKEEERTSIDKKIEEMKCVMDTLDEKIKHIGSKYEAGTEEDFARVKEKKMLYNQLQQDLTYKEAMYHQLIGTTSLEELGATLAQSHEQPPQIKKTKEELEQEQKELVDKILKVNKEISGYESKIVNLEKEVRPLVDIEEDIDQMKQQRDKYDNKIKALTMAKEVIENISRDIQNNFAPKLNEKVSKIVGQITDQKYSDIKINPNMDVLTYEPNQLQLTAIEKLSKGTVDQMYFALRLSIIDVIREGETLPLILDDCFTQYDDDRLEKALQLLAQLDRQIIVLTCHEREGKLLDKMDVNYNKILLT
- a CDS encoding metallophosphoesterase family protein gives rise to the protein MRFIHTGDVHIGMEFKQASFGSTFAKKRRYEIKETFYRILHRAMETEVDFLFISGDLFEDDYVTMGDLKEISGQLQKIAPTKVMIIAGNHDPIMNNQSKYSMMDIATNVYIMDTHVDKISFDELNVDIYGLSWNKKTIKERMLRDLAIEDPERMNILLAHGDVYQKSEYLPIDKEHILQKGFDYIALGHIHKHDFIAHNMAYPGSPEPLDFSETGQHGFIEGTMEKGLLDVRFVPFAKREFMALTIDIDHQMTLEDMITKALHALADCSADNMYRLYFKGLRDKDQLLDKTYIKERIEEVITYAEIYDETQPNYDLTRLRQDNEGNVIGKFIAYMQEQDLNDEINRQALYEGVQALLSEKVKARAY
- a CDS encoding 6-phosphofructokinase, whose amino-acid sequence is MMVKKRIGLLTSGGDCPGLNAAIRGVAKASYGMFDCTIIGIKDGFKGLIHGQYQTMTPKDFSGILIRGGTILGTSRTPFKKMRKIEEDGIDKVQKMRETYKKLNLDCLVVLGGNGTHKNANLLREEGLQVIALPKTIDNDIWGTDESFGFHSAVNIATDVIDRIHTTADSHDRVMLVELMGHKAGWLTLHAGIAGGADVILIPEIPYHTDKVLEALRIRHQTKNFSILAIAEGALSQKEFHMKRKQVKREREKLKCPSVSYCLADEIRDKLGLETRVTVPGHQQRGGSPSPYDRVLATKLGAYAAKLIKEENYGNAISIVNNDIKATPLGEVAGKLKLVDEENVLIQTGKLIGVSFGE